In Streptomyces sp. NBC_00414, a single window of DNA contains:
- the hemQ gene encoding hydrogen peroxide-dependent heme synthase, producing the protein MSDDAPTTGQARTPNAGKKAKDLNEVIRYTLWSVFKLRDVLPEDRTGYADEVQELFDQLAAKDVTVRGTYDVSGLRADADLMVWWHAETADQLQEAYNLFRRTKLGRALDPVWSNMALHRPAEFNRSHVPAFLADETPRDYISVYPFVRSYDWYLLPDEDRRRMLADHGKMARGFPDVRANTVASFSLGDYEWILAFEADELYRIVDLMRHLRASEARMHVREEVPFYTGRRKSVTELVAGLA; encoded by the coding sequence ATGAGTGACGACGCCCCCACCACCGGCCAGGCCAGGACCCCGAACGCCGGCAAGAAGGCCAAGGACCTCAACGAGGTCATTCGCTACACCCTCTGGTCCGTGTTCAAACTGCGTGACGTGCTCCCGGAGGACCGCACCGGCTACGCGGACGAGGTCCAGGAGCTCTTCGACCAGCTCGCCGCCAAGGACGTCACGGTCCGCGGCACGTACGACGTGTCGGGGCTGCGCGCCGACGCCGACCTCATGGTCTGGTGGCACGCCGAGACCGCCGACCAGCTGCAGGAGGCGTACAACCTCTTCCGCCGTACGAAGCTGGGCCGCGCGCTCGATCCGGTCTGGTCGAACATGGCGCTGCACCGGCCGGCGGAGTTCAACCGCTCGCACGTGCCCGCGTTCCTCGCCGACGAGACGCCGCGCGACTACATCAGCGTGTACCCGTTCGTGCGCTCCTACGACTGGTACCTGCTGCCGGACGAGGACCGGCGCCGGATGCTCGCCGACCACGGGAAGATGGCCCGCGGCTTCCCCGACGTGCGGGCCAACACGGTCGCCTCGTTCTCGCTCGGCGACTACGAGTGGATCCTCGCCTTCGAGGCGGACGAGCTGTATCGCATCGTCGACCTCATGCGGCACCTGCGGGCGTCCGAGGCGCGCATGCACGTCCGGGAAGAGGTCCCGTTCTACACGGGCCGCCGCAAGTCCGTGACGGAACTGGTGGCGGGCCTGGCCTGA
- the hemG gene encoding protoporphyrinogen oxidase, with amino-acid sequence MHADTRTGPGHVVVIGGGIAGLAAAHRLLNGGARVTVLEASDRLGGKLLPGSIAGSRVDLGAESMLARRPEAVALAHEVGLADRLRPPNTAGASIWTRGELRPMPKGHVMGVPGDAAALSGVLSDEGLRRVERDRDLPRTEVGDDVAVGGFVAERLGREVVDRLVEPLLGGVYAGDAYRISMRSAVPQLFEAARTHTSLTEAVREIQAKAAHHRRPDQPAAPVFMGIEGGVGQLPLAVAESVRARGGGIVTGAPVTELRRVVGDAAGAERHEGWRVVAGGRVLEADAVVVALPAGAAAELLAAEAPAAAAELTAVEYASMALITLAYRRDGTALPEGSGFLVPPVDGRTIKASTFASQKWGWIAEENPDVVVLRTSVGRYGETAILGRDDADLVDVSRHDLREATGLTAEPLETRVTRWDDGLPQYPVGHHARVARIRAHVARLPGLAVCGAAYDGVGIPACVASANAAVDRLRGDDRLTDALIANPVQSLHGGAGE; translated from the coding sequence ATGCACGCAGACACACGTACGGGCCCGGGTCACGTCGTCGTCATCGGAGGCGGCATCGCCGGTCTGGCCGCCGCGCACCGGCTGCTGAACGGCGGCGCGCGGGTGACCGTCCTGGAGGCCTCGGACCGGCTCGGCGGCAAGCTCCTGCCGGGCTCGATCGCGGGCTCCCGGGTCGATCTCGGCGCCGAGTCGATGCTCGCGCGACGGCCCGAGGCGGTCGCGCTCGCCCACGAGGTGGGCCTCGCGGACCGGCTCCGGCCGCCGAACACGGCGGGCGCCTCGATCTGGACGCGCGGGGAGCTCAGGCCCATGCCCAAGGGACACGTCATGGGCGTCCCCGGGGACGCGGCCGCCCTCTCCGGAGTCCTCTCCGACGAAGGACTGCGCCGCGTCGAGCGCGACCGCGACCTGCCGCGCACGGAGGTCGGCGACGACGTGGCGGTGGGCGGCTTCGTCGCGGAGCGCCTGGGCCGCGAGGTCGTCGACCGGCTCGTCGAGCCCCTGCTCGGCGGCGTCTACGCGGGCGACGCGTACCGCATCTCGATGCGCTCGGCCGTGCCCCAGCTCTTCGAGGCGGCCCGTACGCACACCTCGCTCACGGAGGCGGTCCGCGAGATCCAGGCGAAGGCCGCGCACCACCGGCGGCCGGATCAGCCGGCGGCCCCGGTCTTCATGGGCATCGAGGGCGGCGTCGGTCAACTGCCGCTCGCCGTCGCCGAGTCGGTACGCGCCCGGGGCGGCGGGATCGTCACGGGAGCGCCGGTCACGGAGCTGCGCCGGGTCGTGGGCGACGCGGCCGGTGCCGAACGGCACGAGGGCTGGCGGGTCGTGGCGGGCGGCCGGGTGCTGGAGGCCGACGCCGTCGTCGTGGCCCTGCCCGCGGGAGCCGCCGCCGAACTGCTCGCCGCCGAGGCCCCCGCCGCCGCGGCCGAGCTCACGGCCGTCGAGTACGCGTCCATGGCGCTGATCACCCTCGCCTACCGCCGCGACGGGACGGCGCTCCCCGAAGGCAGCGGCTTCCTCGTCCCGCCCGTCGACGGACGGACCATCAAGGCGTCGACGTTCGCGTCCCAGAAGTGGGGCTGGATCGCCGAGGAGAACCCGGACGTGGTGGTCCTGCGCACCTCGGTCGGCCGGTACGGCGAGACGGCGATCCTGGGCCGAGACGACGCGGACCTCGTCGACGTCTCCCGCCACGACCTGCGCGAGGCCACCGGACTCACCGCGGAGCCCCTGGAGACCCGGGTGACACGCTGGGACGACGGACTGCCCCAGTACCCGGTCGGGCACCACGCGCGCGTGGCCCGCATCCGCGCACACGTCGCACGGCTGCCCGGTCTCGCCGTGTGCGGAGCGGCGTACGACGGCGTGGGCATCCCGGCCTGCGTCGCGAGCGCGAACGCCGCCGTGGACCGGCTGCGGGGCGACGACCGGCTGACGGACGCGCTGATCGCGAACCCGGTGCAGAGCCTGCACGGCGGAGCGGGAGAATAG
- a CDS encoding DUF4349 domain-containing protein: protein MRTRGSGSGTKRYRSARPVQVLSALLLAGALALTGCTGADDTGGDSSADNKAAPPNAAQAGPGAADSGAGGGKAEQADSPTRPTTHIIRTASLTVQVKDVPKSLAETRTTVENAGGMVGNETTDRDSEGRERSRVVLRIPADKYEEVLTELEGSGKLIDRKAKAEDVTEQVVDVESRIKSQRVSVARIRELMDRATKLSDVVTLEGELSTRQADLESLLALQASLKDRTSLATITLSLSETPVKKAAEDDDPGFADALGGGWDAFVTMFRWIALALGALLPFLVGTALLLFLWVRFLRGRTPARPAAAAPGTSTGSLPVAPPVRPERDDKD from the coding sequence ATGCGGACACGCGGCAGCGGCAGCGGCACCAAGCGGTATCGATCGGCCCGGCCCGTCCAGGTCCTCTCGGCGCTGCTGCTCGCCGGCGCCCTCGCCCTCACGGGGTGCACGGGCGCGGACGACACCGGCGGGGACAGCTCGGCCGACAACAAGGCGGCCCCTCCGAACGCCGCGCAGGCGGGACCGGGCGCGGCCGACAGCGGCGCGGGCGGCGGCAAGGCCGAGCAGGCCGACTCGCCGACGCGGCCGACCACCCACATCATCCGCACCGCCTCGCTGACCGTGCAGGTCAAGGACGTGCCGAAGTCCCTCGCCGAGACCCGTACCACGGTCGAGAACGCGGGCGGCATGGTCGGCAACGAGACCACGGACCGCGACTCCGAGGGCCGCGAGCGTTCCCGTGTCGTCCTGCGGATCCCGGCGGACAAGTACGAGGAGGTCCTCACGGAGCTGGAGGGTTCGGGCAAGCTCATCGACCGCAAGGCGAAGGCGGAGGACGTCACCGAGCAGGTCGTCGACGTGGAGAGCCGGATCAAGTCGCAGCGGGTCAGTGTGGCGCGGATCCGCGAGCTGATGGACCGGGCCACCAAGCTGAGCGATGTGGTCACCCTGGAGGGCGAGCTGAGCACGCGTCAGGCCGACCTGGAGTCGCTGCTGGCGCTGCAGGCCTCCCTGAAGGACCGTACGAGCCTGGCCACGATCACGTTGTCGCTGTCCGAGACGCCGGTGAAGAAGGCCGCCGAGGACGACGACCCCGGTTTCGCGGACGCGCTCGGGGGCGGCTGGGACGCGTTCGTCACCATGTTCCGCTGGATCGCGCTGGCGCTGGGCGCGCTGCTGCCCTTCCTGGTGGGCACGGCGCTGCTGCTGTTCCTCTGGGTGCGGTTCCTGCGCGGCCGGACGCCGGCCCGTCCGGCCGCGGCGGCCCCGGGTACGAGCACGGGGTCACTGCCGGTGGCTCCGCCCGTCCGGCCGGAGCGCGACGACAAGGACTGA